Part of the bacterium genome, CGCATCCGCTCCACGGCGTTCCAGCTCTCGGGATTCTTTATCGCCTCCAGCGCCCCGTACTGGTTGAAGGTGCAGGTGCAAGAGTTGGAGTTGGTGGTCAAGGTCGCCAGCTTCTTGGCCAGGAGCTCGGGGACGACGCCGTAACCCAGGCGCCAGCCGGTCATGGCGAAGGTTTTGCTCCAACCGTCCACCATTATCAGCCGGGGCTTGAGGGAGTCAAAGGCGAGCGCCGATACGTGAGGTTCGTCGTAGACGATGGAGGAGTAAACCTCGTCGGAGAGGACCCAGAACCCGTGTTTCTCCGAGAGCTCGGCAATCCGGGCGTAATCCTCCCCGGCGAACATCCCGCCGGTGGGGTTGTGGGGGCTGTTGGTGACGAGTATCCGGATTTTATCGGCGTCCGCCTTTTCGGCGAGCCAGTCCAGGTCGGGCCGGAAGCCCTTTTCCGGGAGGAGGGGGTAGGTTTCGATCCGTGCGCCGACTATCATCGCCGCGGCCTCGTAAGCCGGGAAATTGATGTCGGGGATGAGCACCAGCTCCCCGGAGTTGACCAGGGCCTGGAAGCTGAAGAAGATGAGCGGCTTGGCTCCGGGGGCGATGACGACCTCGGCGGGGC contains:
- a CDS encoding aminotransferase class I/II-fold pyridoxal phosphate-dependent enzyme; amino-acid sequence: PAEVVIAPGAKPLIFFSFQALVNSGELVLIPDINFPAYEAAAMIVGARIETYPLLPEKGFRPDLDWLAEKADADKIRILVTNSPHNPTGGMFAGEDYARIAELSEKHGFWVLSDEVYSSIVYDEPHVSALAFDSLKPRLIMVDGWSKTFAMTGWRLGYGVVPELLAKKLATLTTNSNSCTCTFNQYGALEAIKNPESWNAVERMRQKFAERRAYLIPALRKLGCLKVNEPKGAFYAFADLSSLGMPAKEINDRLLEEAHIAALHGTAFGSAGEGYIRFSFANSLVNLQSFVDRLTAWVAKYCPECA